From Cellulomonas fimi ATCC 484, a single genomic window includes:
- a CDS encoding GNAT family N-acetyltransferase, protein MPTTTTVVVDADDPLRPDVRALLEEHLADMYATSPPESVHALDPASLTDPAVTFWTARDARGALLGCVAVKELSPADGELKSMRTTVPARGRGVGATLLARAVAESASRGYRTLHLETGTQDYFAAARRLYVRAGFVPCGPFADYAPDPHSAYFRLDLVASQRVP, encoded by the coding sequence GTGCCGACCACCACGACCGTCGTCGTCGACGCCGACGACCCGCTGCGCCCGGACGTGCGGGCGCTGCTCGAGGAGCACCTCGCGGACATGTACGCGACGTCGCCGCCCGAGTCCGTGCACGCCCTCGACCCCGCCTCCCTCACCGACCCTGCCGTGACGTTCTGGACCGCCCGCGACGCGCGCGGGGCACTCCTGGGGTGCGTCGCCGTGAAGGAGCTCTCCCCGGCCGACGGCGAGCTCAAGTCCATGCGCACCACCGTCCCGGCCCGGGGGCGCGGCGTGGGCGCGACGCTGCTCGCGCGGGCGGTCGCCGAGTCGGCCTCCCGCGGGTACCGGACGCTGCACCTGGAGACGGGGACGCAGGACTACTTCGCCGCGGCCCGCCGCCTCTACGTGCGCGCGGGGTTCGTGCCCTGCGGCCCGTTCGCGGACTACGCGCCGGACCCGCACAGCGCCTACTTCCGGCTGGACCTCGTCGCCTCACAGCGGGTGCCGTAG
- the recD gene encoding exodeoxyribonuclease V subunit alpha: protein MPWRVDGLLAPFVRAGALASADVHVARRLGAIAHETDERVHLAVALAVAAVRAGSVCVELADAPGAVAALLDGADPPRAADLPWPALDGPDGWVAAVRRSPLVGDGLDGADDRPVRWVDGRVYLDRYWRDELSVRREVEARLARGAPAAPGAADDQADIDAAGGDGPVDGSNCSDGAIDDVARRLFPAATDDRQREALRTASTSLLTVLTGGPGTGKTTTVARLVAALQATAGPGLRVALAAPTGKAASRLQESVNAQVATLDEDDRARVGTLTATTLHRLLGPRPGSTTRFRHDRDRRLPHDVVVVDESSMVSLPLMARLVEALRPDARLVLVGDPDQLASVEAGAVLGDLVASLHGRAVVRLTQTHRFGDDLAALAAAVRAGDADATLALLRTGGAHVRLTATEVDAPAPDDLVGLRHDVVTAGRALVAAARAGDAAAALAALGQHRLLLAHREGPAGVARWAAQAEAWVEAATDARDSREPWPLGLPLLVTENDPSSGLSNGDTGVVVRDLVGTGTRGPAAHGPAPGDAVVVAFGDPDRPHLVRPHRLPAVQPVHAMTVHRGQGSQFTRVTVLLPPATSPLLTRELLYTAVTRARESVHVIGSPDAVRAAVERPVRRASGLRHPL, encoded by the coding sequence GTGCCGTGGCGTGTCGACGGGCTGCTCGCCCCGTTCGTCCGAGCGGGGGCGCTCGCGTCGGCGGACGTCCATGTGGCGCGTCGGCTCGGGGCGATCGCGCACGAGACCGACGAGCGGGTGCACCTCGCGGTCGCGCTCGCGGTGGCGGCCGTGCGGGCCGGGTCGGTCTGCGTCGAGCTCGCCGACGCTCCGGGTGCGGTCGCCGCGCTGCTCGACGGGGCCGATCCCCCGCGTGCCGCCGACCTGCCCTGGCCCGCGCTCGACGGTCCCGACGGCTGGGTGGCCGCCGTGCGCCGGAGCCCGCTGGTCGGCGACGGGCTCGACGGTGCCGACGACCGGCCGGTCCGGTGGGTGGACGGCCGCGTCTACCTCGACCGGTACTGGCGCGACGAGCTGTCGGTCCGCCGCGAGGTCGAGGCACGCCTCGCTCGCGGGGCACCGGCCGCACCCGGGGCCGCGGACGACCAGGCCGACATCGACGCGGCGGGCGGCGACGGGCCCGTCGACGGCAGCAACTGCAGCGACGGCGCGATCGACGACGTCGCACGCAGGCTGTTCCCCGCCGCGACCGACGACCGGCAGCGCGAGGCGCTGCGGACGGCGTCGACGTCGTTGCTGACGGTCCTGACGGGCGGCCCCGGCACGGGCAAGACCACGACGGTCGCGCGGCTCGTCGCCGCGCTGCAGGCGACCGCCGGACCGGGCCTGCGCGTCGCGCTCGCCGCGCCGACCGGAAAGGCCGCCTCCCGGCTCCAGGAGTCGGTCAACGCCCAGGTCGCGACCCTCGACGAGGATGACCGGGCGCGCGTCGGGACGCTCACGGCGACGACGCTGCACCGGCTGCTGGGGCCACGCCCGGGCAGCACGACCCGCTTCCGGCACGACCGGGACCGCCGCCTGCCGCACGACGTCGTCGTGGTCGACGAGTCCTCCATGGTGTCGTTGCCGCTCATGGCCCGGCTGGTGGAGGCGCTCCGGCCGGACGCCCGGCTCGTTCTCGTCGGTGACCCCGACCAGCTCGCCAGCGTCGAGGCGGGTGCCGTGCTGGGCGACCTCGTGGCGTCCCTGCACGGGCGCGCGGTGGTGCGGCTCACCCAGACCCACCGGTTCGGCGACGACCTTGCCGCACTCGCGGCGGCGGTCCGCGCGGGCGACGCCGACGCCACGCTGGCCCTCCTGAGGACGGGCGGTGCGCACGTCCGTCTCACGGCCACGGAGGTCGACGCGCCGGCGCCGGACGACCTGGTCGGCCTGCGCCACGACGTCGTCACCGCCGGTCGGGCGCTGGTCGCGGCCGCTCGTGCCGGCGACGCGGCCGCCGCGCTCGCGGCGCTCGGGCAGCACCGGCTGCTGCTCGCCCACCGGGAGGGCCCGGCCGGCGTGGCCCGCTGGGCGGCCCAGGCGGAGGCGTGGGTCGAGGCCGCCACGGACGCGCGCGACTCCCGGGAGCCGTGGCCGTTGGGGCTGCCTCTGCTCGTCACGGAGAACGACCCGTCGAGCGGGTTGTCCAACGGCGACACCGGGGTCGTGGTCCGGGACCTGGTCGGCACCGGGACCCGTGGGCCGGCGGCGCACGGACCGGCACCGGGCGATGCCGTCGTCGTGGCGTTCGGCGATCCCGATCGTCCGCACCTGGTGCGGCCGCACCGGCTCCCCGCCGTGCAGCCGGTGCACGCGATGACGGTGCACCGGGGGCAGGGCAGCCAGTTCACGCGCGTGACCGTCCTGCTGCCGCCCGCGACGTCGCCGCTGCTGACCCGCGAGCTGCTCTACACCGCCGTGACGCGCGCCCGCGAGTCCGTGCACGTGATCGGCTCGCCCGACGCCGTGCGGGCAGCCGTCGAGCGACCCGTCCGACGTGCGAGCGGCCTACGGCACCCGCTGTGA
- a CDS encoding UvrD-helicase domain-containing protein, which translates to MNTAPPGAVPVFDVCGPLPTGTVVLEASAGTGKTTTIASLAVRYVAEGVATLPELMLVTFGRAATAELRDRVRARFVEVDRALREESAAASQDDVVRHLADVSPADLAVRRARLRRAIADFDAATITTTHGFCQQMLAVLGTAGDVDRDATLIPDVADLEAEVVDDLYLRKYATSDAAVLDVATARTVARAAVSDHAATLRPDDAEPGTPAQHRYGLARAVRDELVRRKRARRLVDYDDLLVLLRDALAHPRTGAAAVDRVRGRYRVVMVDEFQDTDPVQWDILRLAFHGSRTLVLIGDPKQAIYAFRGADVATYLRAAREGSAQTLGRNWRTDGPVIDGLTPILGGAALGDPRIVVRPVQAARSQRRLVGAPPVVLRQVVRDAVGPTTGRQPAVARVRALVYQDVAAQVVRTLDETQLVEAPGTLRPTRPADVAVLVRTNAEALAVHAALVGAGVPAVISGLASVFGSPAAQDWLTLLTALARLGDSRTAAAAAMTPFVGWDAHRLALASDDDLDALADQVRTWAHVLEERGVAALLESTAATGLRERLLRAAHGERHLTDLRHVGESLHAAALDGGLGTAALSEWLRARIEEASGDYAEERSRRLETDAAAVQVITVHASKGLQFPVVLVPFAWNRWSPPKPDVLRFHEDDERVLHVGGPGSPGYEAALARHEADEAGEDLRLAYVALTRAHSHVVVWWAPSANSSTSALTRLLLGARDDAGTAAARVTLPSDAQVRARLAALAQGSSGTLVHEVVDTAPGPVRWSPAERPAPPLDVAVLDRSVDLVWRRTSYSGLTAHAHDSGVGDEPEQPGTQDEPDHDELLHAGTPRPPAGTTAPSVGATTPATVGSAPTATLPAPPTSPTPAASPVAPVSPVSPGLSGSSGSSGSSGSSGSSGSSASPASPASATSPTSPAAPADKEHALRAVDSPMADLPGGTAFGTLTHAVLEHVDTRAPDLRAALVDACAATGLAAPLGVAPDVLADALLPALRTPLGPLANGLALADVAPADRLAELEFELPLAGGDGGGIGGGGRPPDGARGGAASLRDVASALRRHLAADDPFAGYADRIDRDLGSGDLRGYLTGSIDAVLRVPAASGGFRYLVVDYKTNRLAPHDEHLTAWHYRPDALVDAMVASHYPLQLLLYSVALHRYLRWRLPGYAPEQHLGGGLYLFVRGMTGPDAPVVGAEPTGVMAWRPPAALVVALSDLLAGGAG; encoded by the coding sequence GTGAACACGGCCCCGCCGGGCGCCGTCCCCGTCTTCGACGTGTGCGGTCCCCTCCCGACGGGCACCGTCGTGCTGGAGGCGAGCGCCGGGACGGGCAAGACCACGACCATCGCGTCGCTGGCGGTCCGGTACGTCGCCGAGGGCGTCGCGACGCTGCCGGAGCTCATGCTCGTGACGTTCGGCCGCGCCGCGACCGCCGAGCTGCGCGACCGGGTGCGCGCACGGTTCGTCGAGGTCGACCGCGCCCTGCGGGAGGAGTCGGCGGCGGCGTCGCAGGACGACGTCGTCCGCCACCTGGCCGACGTGTCCCCGGCCGACCTCGCGGTGCGGCGCGCACGGCTCCGGCGAGCGATCGCCGACTTCGACGCCGCGACGATCACGACGACGCACGGCTTCTGCCAGCAGATGCTCGCCGTTCTCGGCACCGCGGGCGACGTCGACCGCGACGCGACCCTGATCCCGGACGTCGCCGACCTGGAGGCGGAGGTCGTCGACGACCTCTACCTGCGCAAGTACGCGACCTCGGACGCCGCGGTGCTCGACGTGGCGACCGCGCGCACGGTCGCGCGGGCCGCCGTGAGCGACCACGCCGCGACGCTGCGTCCCGACGACGCGGAGCCGGGCACCCCTGCCCAGCACCGGTACGGCCTGGCCCGGGCCGTCCGGGACGAGCTCGTGCGCCGCAAGCGCGCACGGCGGCTCGTGGACTACGACGACCTGCTCGTCCTGCTGCGCGACGCGCTCGCCCACCCTCGCACGGGCGCCGCCGCGGTGGACCGCGTCCGCGGGCGGTACCGCGTCGTGATGGTGGACGAGTTCCAGGACACCGACCCGGTGCAGTGGGACATCCTGCGGCTCGCCTTCCACGGCAGCCGCACGCTCGTGCTCATCGGCGACCCCAAGCAGGCCATCTACGCGTTCCGCGGCGCCGACGTCGCGACCTACCTGCGGGCCGCGCGCGAGGGCAGCGCCCAGACGCTCGGACGCAACTGGCGGACGGACGGCCCCGTGATCGACGGACTGACTCCGATCCTCGGCGGGGCGGCGCTCGGAGACCCGCGCATCGTCGTGCGGCCCGTGCAGGCGGCCCGGAGCCAACGGAGGCTCGTCGGTGCTCCCCCGGTCGTGCTGCGCCAGGTCGTGCGCGACGCGGTCGGGCCGACGACCGGGCGCCAGCCGGCGGTGGCCCGTGTCCGGGCGCTCGTCTACCAGGACGTCGCGGCCCAGGTGGTGCGGACCCTCGACGAGACGCAGCTCGTGGAGGCGCCCGGGACCCTGCGGCCGACCCGGCCGGCGGACGTCGCGGTGCTCGTGCGGACCAACGCCGAAGCGCTGGCCGTGCACGCCGCGCTCGTCGGCGCCGGTGTGCCCGCCGTGATCTCGGGGCTTGCGAGCGTGTTCGGCTCCCCGGCTGCCCAGGACTGGCTGACGCTGCTGACGGCTCTCGCACGGCTCGGTGACAGCCGCACCGCGGCGGCCGCCGCGATGACGCCGTTCGTCGGGTGGGACGCGCACCGGCTCGCGCTCGCCTCGGACGACGACCTCGACGCCCTGGCCGACCAGGTGCGCACGTGGGCGCACGTCCTCGAGGAGCGTGGCGTCGCGGCGCTGCTCGAGTCGACGGCCGCGACCGGTCTGCGCGAGCGTCTGCTGCGCGCCGCGCACGGTGAGCGGCATCTGACCGACCTCCGGCACGTCGGCGAGTCGCTGCACGCGGCGGCGCTCGACGGGGGGCTGGGGACCGCGGCACTTTCGGAGTGGCTGCGTGCCCGCATCGAGGAGGCCTCCGGGGACTACGCCGAGGAGCGCAGCCGCCGGCTGGAGACCGACGCGGCGGCGGTCCAGGTCATCACCGTGCACGCGAGCAAGGGGCTGCAGTTCCCCGTCGTCCTCGTGCCGTTCGCCTGGAACCGCTGGTCGCCGCCCAAGCCGGACGTGCTGCGCTTCCACGAGGACGACGAGAGGGTCCTGCACGTGGGAGGGCCCGGGAGCCCGGGCTACGAGGCGGCCCTCGCACGGCACGAGGCCGACGAGGCCGGCGAGGACCTGCGGCTCGCCTACGTCGCCCTGACCCGCGCACACTCGCACGTCGTCGTGTGGTGGGCGCCGAGTGCGAACTCCTCGACGTCCGCCCTGACCCGGCTGCTTCTGGGCGCGCGCGACGACGCGGGCACCGCTGCGGCCCGCGTGACTCTCCCGAGCGACGCGCAGGTGCGGGCCCGCCTGGCCGCGCTCGCGCAAGGCTCGAGCGGCACCCTCGTGCACGAGGTCGTCGACACCGCGCCCGGACCTGTCCGGTGGTCGCCCGCCGAACGGCCCGCTCCCCCGCTCGACGTCGCGGTCCTCGACCGCTCAGTCGACCTCGTGTGGCGTCGCACCTCCTACTCCGGCCTCACCGCCCACGCCCACGACTCGGGGGTGGGCGACGAGCCCGAGCAGCCCGGGACGCAGGACGAGCCCGACCACGACGAGCTTCTGCACGCCGGCACGCCGAGGCCACCCGCGGGGACCACGGCCCCGAGCGTGGGCGCGACGACGCCGGCGACCGTCGGGTCGGCGCCGACGGCAACTCTCCCGGCTCCCCCGACGTCCCCTACCCCCGCGGCGTCCCCGGTAGCCCCCGTATCCCCGGTGTCTCCGGGGTTGTCGGGGTCTTCGGGGTCGTCGGGGTCTTCGGGGTCTTCGGGGTCTTCGGGGTCTTCGGCGTCCCCCGCGTCCCCGGCGTCGGCGACTTCGCCGACGTCCCCCGCGGCTCCGGCCGACAAGGAGCACGCGCTGCGGGCCGTCGACTCGCCGATGGCCGATCTGCCGGGCGGCACCGCCTTCGGCACGCTGACGCACGCCGTGCTCGAGCACGTCGACACCCGGGCTCCCGACCTCCGCGCGGCACTCGTGGACGCGTGCGCGGCGACCGGCCTCGCGGCTCCCCTCGGGGTGGCGCCGGACGTCCTCGCCGACGCGCTGCTCCCCGCCCTGCGGACCCCGCTCGGGCCTCTCGCGAACGGGCTCGCGCTGGCGGACGTCGCGCCGGCCGACCGGCTCGCCGAGCTGGAGTTCGAGCTGCCCCTGGCCGGCGGGGACGGCGGCGGGATCGGCGGCGGCGGACGACCACCCGACGGCGCACGTGGCGGGGCGGCGAGCCTGCGCGACGTGGCGTCGGCGCTGCGACGGCACCTCGCCGCGGACGACCCGTTCGCCGGCTACGCGGACCGGATCGACCGCGACCTGGGGTCGGGCGACCTGCGCGGCTACCTCACCGGCAGCATCGACGCGGTGCTGCGCGTGCCCGCTGCGAGCGGTGGGTTCCGGTACCTCGTCGTCGACTACAAGACCAACCGGCTGGCGCCTCACGACGAGCACCTGACCGCCTGGCACTACCGCCCGGACGCGCTCGTGGACGCCATGGTCGCGTCCCACTACCCGCTGCAGCTCCTGCTCTACTCCGTCGCGCTGCACCGGTACCTGCGCTGGCGGCTCCCCGGGTACGCGCCGGAGCAGCACCTGGGCGGCGGGCTGTACCTGTTCGTCCGGGGCATGACCGGACCCGACGCACCGGTCGTCGGCGCCGAGCCGACCGGCGTCATGGCCTGGCGGCCACCGGCGGCGCTCGTCGTCGCGCTCTCGGACCTGCTGGCGGGAGGTGCCGGGTGA
- the recC gene encoding exodeoxyribonuclease V subunit gamma, whose product MRDTTDGTDAGAMHVHVAERADVLVEELARVLAEAPADPFTPDVVLVPTRGVERWVAQRLSHRLGQAGGGDGVCANVRFSSPARAVADVLAAVVGAAPEDDPWAPEQLAWHVLGVLDDHADDPLLAAPVHHLGARDDAMRQGRRFGLAQHVAHLLAAYDVQRPTVVRAWADGRDEDGAGAPLPADLAWQAHLWRLVRARAAVPSPAQRIDEAVAMLASAPDTVSLPARLSVLGATRLPDAHVRVLDALARHRDVHLWLPHPSLRLWERVGAASPPAGRRRDLPPVAEHPLLASMAGDAVELQIRLRAVDAQVILHAAADPPATALGHLQRRLRADAAPTEAAAQRPVVDVGDRSVQVHACHGRSRQVEVMREAVLGLLADDPSLEPRDVVVMCPDVEAFAPLVSAAFGAGSTGGTQWEHPGRSLRVRVADRAPARANPLLAFISTLLDLAASRVTASAVVDLAGLAPVRHRFRLDDADLDRIRAWALESGVRWGEDVARRDRFRLGSVPQGTWSGALDRLLLGVAMAEEDQRYVGAVLPVDDVGSTDVDLVGRLAELLDRLTAVLHALDGTRPATAWLDTLTAALDLLTDVAPADRWQQVEALRVLGEVRTSAAQHDRDLRLPDVVAVLEPHLRGRPTRAGFRTGALTVCSLEPMRAVPHRVVVLLGLDDGAFPRGHGRDGDDLLAREPLVGERDRRAEDRRLFLDAVTSATDHLLVVHSGADERTGATRPAAVPVGELLDALDDAVVFPDGLPAREHVVVHHPLQTVDERNFVGGALGRPGPFSFDALDLAAARAGRAVRAGRRPFLVEPLPPVEPLDDVGDVADVLTHPVRAFVRRRLRAMPPGDAPQLDDRLPLQLDGLERWEIGDRLLDAALTGADLTTAVAAERRRGHVPPGSLGTATLDDVARSVVPVLDAVRTLRVQPGRTLDVALTLPDGRPVTGTVGPCHGDTLVRAVYSRLAAKHRLRAWVLLLAAAVAEPGALARAVTVGRGPGGGARIAELQAPAPELAASLLGQLAAVADQALCEPLPLPLAASCAYGSARWDGQPVHDALAAARKELGTLDEARRGAGGFDVVEPSHALVWGEGFSLDTIAGTATPVDLARWPEDVTRFGALARTVWDALLDHETVAMVVA is encoded by the coding sequence GTGAGGGACACGACCGACGGCACCGACGCGGGGGCGATGCACGTCCACGTCGCGGAGCGGGCCGACGTCCTCGTGGAGGAGCTGGCACGCGTGCTCGCCGAGGCCCCCGCGGACCCCTTCACCCCCGACGTGGTGCTGGTGCCGACGCGCGGCGTCGAACGCTGGGTCGCGCAGCGGCTCTCGCACCGGCTCGGGCAGGCCGGTGGCGGCGACGGCGTCTGTGCGAACGTCCGGTTCTCCTCTCCCGCGCGGGCGGTCGCCGACGTCCTCGCCGCGGTGGTAGGTGCAGCGCCCGAGGACGACCCGTGGGCGCCGGAACAGCTCGCCTGGCACGTCCTCGGCGTTCTCGACGACCACGCCGACGACCCGCTCCTGGCGGCGCCCGTGCACCACCTGGGCGCGCGCGACGACGCGATGCGGCAGGGGCGGAGGTTCGGGCTCGCGCAGCATGTCGCGCACCTGCTCGCCGCGTACGACGTGCAGCGGCCGACGGTCGTGCGCGCGTGGGCCGACGGACGGGACGAGGACGGCGCAGGCGCCCCTCTCCCCGCCGACCTCGCGTGGCAGGCGCACCTGTGGCGGCTGGTGCGGGCACGGGCGGCCGTACCGTCGCCGGCCCAACGGATCGACGAGGCCGTCGCGATGCTCGCCTCCGCCCCGGACACGGTCTCGCTCCCCGCCCGGCTCTCGGTCCTGGGCGCGACGCGACTCCCGGACGCGCACGTGCGGGTGCTCGACGCCCTGGCTCGGCACCGCGACGTCCACCTCTGGCTGCCCCACCCGTCGCTGCGGCTGTGGGAGCGGGTCGGAGCAGCGTCGCCGCCAGCGGGTCGGCGACGTGACCTGCCACCGGTCGCCGAGCACCCGCTCCTGGCCTCGATGGCGGGCGACGCCGTCGAGCTGCAGATCCGGCTGCGAGCCGTCGACGCGCAGGTCATCCTGCACGCCGCAGCCGATCCGCCGGCGACGGCTCTCGGCCACCTCCAGCGCCGCCTCCGGGCAGACGCCGCACCGACCGAGGCGGCGGCGCAGCGACCGGTCGTCGACGTGGGCGACCGGTCCGTGCAGGTGCACGCGTGCCACGGCCGGTCACGGCAGGTCGAGGTGATGCGCGAGGCCGTGCTGGGTCTGCTCGCGGACGACCCGTCGCTCGAGCCGCGGGACGTGGTCGTGATGTGCCCGGACGTCGAGGCGTTCGCCCCGCTGGTCTCGGCGGCGTTCGGCGCGGGCAGCACCGGTGGGACGCAGTGGGAGCACCCGGGACGGTCGCTGCGCGTGCGGGTCGCTGACCGGGCGCCGGCGCGCGCCAACCCGCTGCTCGCGTTCATCTCGACGCTCCTGGATCTGGCCGCGTCGCGCGTGACGGCCTCGGCCGTGGTCGACCTCGCAGGGCTCGCGCCGGTGCGGCACCGGTTCCGCCTCGACGACGCCGACCTCGACCGCATCCGTGCGTGGGCGCTGGAGTCCGGGGTCCGCTGGGGTGAGGACGTCGCACGACGGGACCGCTTCCGGCTGGGCTCCGTCCCGCAGGGCACGTGGTCCGGGGCGCTGGACCGGTTGCTGCTGGGCGTCGCCATGGCGGAGGAGGACCAGCGGTACGTCGGCGCCGTGCTGCCGGTCGACGACGTGGGCAGCACCGACGTCGACCTCGTCGGCAGGCTCGCCGAGCTGCTGGACCGGCTCACCGCCGTCCTGCACGCGCTCGACGGGACCCGTCCGGCGACGGCGTGGCTGGACACCCTGACCGCCGCGCTCGACCTGCTGACCGATGTCGCGCCGGCCGACCGCTGGCAGCAGGTCGAGGCGCTCCGGGTCCTCGGGGAGGTCCGGACCTCGGCCGCGCAGCACGACAGGGACCTACGCCTGCCCGACGTCGTCGCGGTCCTCGAGCCTCACCTGCGCGGCCGGCCTACGCGCGCGGGCTTCCGCACGGGAGCGCTGACCGTGTGCTCGCTCGAGCCGATGCGTGCGGTGCCGCACCGCGTCGTCGTCCTGCTCGGCCTCGACGACGGCGCCTTCCCGCGTGGTCATGGTCGCGACGGGGACGACCTGCTCGCTCGGGAGCCGCTCGTCGGCGAACGGGACCGCCGTGCCGAGGACCGACGTCTCTTCCTGGACGCCGTCACGAGCGCCACCGACCACCTGCTGGTGGTGCACTCGGGCGCCGACGAGCGCACGGGCGCGACGAGGCCGGCCGCGGTGCCGGTCGGCGAGCTGCTCGACGCGCTGGACGACGCGGTCGTCTTTCCCGACGGGCTGCCGGCGCGTGAGCACGTCGTCGTCCATCACCCGCTGCAGACCGTGGACGAGCGCAACTTCGTCGGCGGCGCGCTCGGCCGGCCGGGGCCGTTCAGCTTCGACGCGCTCGACCTCGCCGCCGCACGCGCGGGCCGGGCCGTGCGGGCGGGTCGCCGACCGTTCCTGGTGGAGCCGTTGCCGCCCGTCGAGCCGCTGGACGACGTCGGCGACGTCGCCGACGTGCTCACGCACCCGGTCCGCGCGTTCGTCCGACGTCGGCTACGCGCGATGCCCCCCGGGGATGCGCCGCAGCTCGACGACCGCCTGCCGCTGCAGCTCGACGGGCTCGAGCGGTGGGAGATCGGCGACCGTCTCCTCGACGCGGCCCTGACCGGCGCGGACCTCACGACGGCGGTGGCGGCCGAGCGGCGCCGCGGCCACGTCCCGCCCGGATCGCTCGGGACGGCGACGCTGGACGACGTCGCCCGGTCGGTGGTGCCCGTGCTCGACGCGGTGCGCACGCTGCGCGTCCAGCCGGGCCGGACGCTCGACGTCGCGCTGACGCTGCCCGACGGCCGCCCCGTGACGGGAACCGTCGGCCCGTGTCACGGGGACACGCTGGTGCGCGCGGTGTACTCCCGGCTCGCGGCCAAGCACCGGCTGCGGGCGTGGGTGCTGCTCCTCGCCGCGGCCGTCGCCGAACCGGGCGCGCTCGCCCGTGCGGTCACGGTCGGTCGCGGACCGGGCGGTGGCGCGCGGATCGCGGAGCTGCAGGCACCGGCACCCGAGCTCGCTGCGTCGCTACTCGGCCAGCTCGCCGCCGTCGCGGACCAGGCCCTGTGCGAGCCGCTCCCGCTGCCGCTCGCCGCGAGCTGCGCGTACGGCTCGGCACGGTGGGACGGACAACCGGTGCACGACGCGCTGGCCGCCGCGCGCAAGGAGCTCGGGACGCTCGACGAGGCGCGCCGCGGCGCCGGCGGGTTCGACGTCGTCGAGCCCTCGCACGCGCTCGTCTGGGGCGAGGGGTTCTCGCTGGACACGATTGCCGGAACGGCGACCCCGGTCGACCTCGCCCGCTGGCCGGAGGACGTGACGCGCTTCGGTGCCCTGGCCCGCACGGTCTGGGACGCGCTGCTCGACCACGAGACGGTCGCGATGGTGGTCGCGTGA
- a CDS encoding dicarboxylate/amino acid:cation symporter, protein MPDTAVQPKRRLRFPSFTVQVLLGLALGVLLGWVALQMGPTADGTPNWLTTTLDTIGSSFVTLLKAIVPPLVFLAIVTSIANLRQVTNAARLAGQTLLWFAITAAISVAVGIGLGLVFQPGSRSTLDPAGGSEPSSTGSWLDFLNGLIPGNVLGLGAGTQVTPGDDGSFTATTSISFNVLQIVVVALVIGIAALRTGKAAEPFLAFNRSALAVVQKVLWWIIRLAPLGTLGLIGKAVATYGWDLLAPLGTYAVAIYTGLAVVLLVVYPIVLRTNGLGVASFFRGAWPAIQLAFVSRSSVGTLPVTERVVERNLGVPRSYASFAVPLAATTKMDGCASIYPAISAIFVAQLFGVDLSVTDYLLIAFVSVVGSAATAGLTGAVVMLTLTLSTLGLPLAGVGLLLAIDPILDMGRTAVNVAGQALVPTVVAKREGILDLDRYASASAENLFTDDEPAADDTTAVGAEQDAVSRDVPAQREPVRTA, encoded by the coding sequence GTGCCCGACACCGCCGTGCAGCCGAAGCGCCGGCTGCGCTTCCCCTCGTTCACCGTCCAGGTCCTGCTGGGGCTCGCCCTCGGCGTGCTCCTCGGCTGGGTCGCCCTCCAGATGGGCCCCACCGCCGACGGCACCCCGAACTGGCTGACCACCACGCTCGACACCATCGGCTCGTCGTTCGTCACCCTGCTCAAGGCAATCGTCCCGCCGCTCGTGTTCCTCGCGATCGTCACCTCCATCGCGAACCTGCGGCAGGTCACCAACGCCGCACGCCTCGCCGGCCAGACGCTCCTGTGGTTCGCGATCACCGCCGCGATCTCCGTCGCCGTCGGCATCGGCCTGGGCCTCGTCTTCCAGCCGGGGTCGCGCTCCACGCTCGACCCCGCGGGGGGCAGCGAGCCGAGCTCCACCGGCTCCTGGCTCGACTTCCTCAACGGTCTGATCCCCGGCAACGTGCTGGGCCTCGGTGCCGGCACGCAGGTCACGCCCGGCGACGACGGCTCGTTCACCGCGACCACCTCGATCTCCTTCAACGTCCTGCAGATCGTCGTCGTCGCGCTCGTCATCGGCATCGCCGCGCTGCGCACCGGCAAAGCCGCCGAGCCCTTCCTCGCCTTCAACCGGTCCGCGCTCGCCGTCGTCCAGAAGGTCCTGTGGTGGATCATCCGGCTCGCGCCGCTCGGCACCCTCGGCCTCATCGGCAAGGCCGTCGCGACCTACGGCTGGGACCTGCTCGCTCCGCTCGGCACGTACGCGGTCGCGATCTACACCGGCCTGGCCGTCGTGCTGCTCGTCGTCTACCCGATCGTGCTGCGCACCAACGGCCTCGGGGTCGCGAGCTTCTTCCGCGGCGCCTGGCCCGCGATCCAGCTCGCGTTCGTGTCCCGCTCGTCCGTCGGCACCCTGCCCGTGACCGAGCGGGTCGTCGAGCGGAACCTCGGGGTGCCGCGCTCGTACGCGTCGTTCGCCGTGCCGCTCGCCGCGACCACCAAGATGGACGGCTGCGCCTCGATCTACCCGGCGATCTCCGCGATCTTCGTCGCCCAGCTGTTCGGCGTCGACCTGTCCGTCACCGACTACCTGCTCATCGCGTTCGTGTCCGTCGTCGGGTCCGCCGCGACCGCGGGCCTCACCGGTGCCGTCGTCATGCTGACCCTCACGCTGTCGACGCTCGGGCTGCCGCTCGCCGGCGTCGGGCTGCTCCTCGCGATCGACCCGATCCTCGACATGGGCCGCACCGCGGTGAACGTCGCCGGCCAGGCGCTCGTGCCGACCGTCGTCGCCAAGCGCGAGGGCATCCTCGACCTCGACCGGTACGCCTCGGCGTCCGCCGAGAACCTGTTCACCGACGACGAGCCCGCGGCCGACGACACGACCGCCGTCGGGGCCGAGCAGGACGCGGTGTCGCGGGACGTGCCCGCACAGCGGGAGCCGGTCCGCACGGCCTGA